The Dissulfurirhabdus thermomarina DNA window GGCGCGGATCTGGCCGGCGAGGTCAGGCATGTCTCACCTCCGGCAGGGTCTTCGCCAGGCGCCGGGCCGGGCCGAGGGCCCGGACCCCTTCGGTGACCTCGCGGGCGAGGGCGGCGAACTGCTCCCCCTCCGAGGCGGAGATCCAGGCGAGGCGGACGCGGCCCGGCTCCACGCCCACGAACTCGAGCAGCCGCTTCAAGAGGGAGAGGCGCCGCCGGGCCACCAGGTTGCCCTGGAGGTAGTGGCAGTCGCCGGGGTGGCAGCCCGAGACGAGGACCCCGTCGGCCCCGGCCTTCAGGGCGTCGAGGATCATCTCGGCGCTCACCCGGCCGGAGCAGGGGACGCGGACGATCCGGAGGCTCGGCGGGTAGGCGAGGCGGCTGACCCCGGCGAGGTCCGCCCCCGCGTAGCTGCACCAGTTGCAGAGGAAGGCGACGATCCGCGGCTCCCATTGCCCGGG harbors:
- a CDS encoding hydrogenase iron-sulfur subunit, which codes for MEAVMTGTAPGQWEPRIVAFLCNWCSYAGADLAGVSRLAYPPSLRIVRVPCSGRVSAEMILDALKAGADGVLVSGCHPGDCHYLQGNLVARRRLSLLKRLLEFVGVEPGRVRLAWISASEGEQFAALAREVTEGVRALGPARRLAKTLPEVRHA